The genomic interval tcagtcattttctctgtaatgCTCAGGTTGTCAAACTGTAGAATTTGTATGAGTATAGTACTAGAGTATAGTTTGTAAAACACAAGACTGTCATtatacacacccacagacagacacagacacacacacacacatacacacacacacagtctcatcCTTCACTGCACATTCTCCATTGACtctattaaattaaattattcacaGCTTGTTAGCCAAACCAGTGACACTGAATGGAGCCAAATAAGGATGTTACCAACAAGTGCAAACAAAGCAGGGGGCTGCAATTAAACTGGAtaacgatgatgatgacgatgatgacgatgatgatacCTGTCTGCACTGCCCTCTGTGTTATGTGGATGCTCTGTTAGagtctgcctttgttttttctttctctatcAAGGATTTGAATCACAGCTGATGCCAGAGTAAGTATGCAATAAGTTTAAGATATTAGTAAGCAATAATATCTTAGTAGTATTCTTGGTGGCAGTCATAGCAGCTATACTGTAATAGGATATCGCATTAGCAGCAGTTAGAGTCTGTTAATATGTCCATACTGTGCGGTTCTCTCTTTCAGGCTCTCtcagatttgaaaatgaatttatttacagGGCTTCTATGTGTTTCCTATCTGTTACAAAAGCTTACAAATTATTGATTGATCTGTACAGAAAAAATGTACCTACATTATGCATCATTAACTAGAATAACAATGTGCTGATGGCTCAGGTTTTATACCAACATGTGATCATTTtgatctctttctctcagtgaaTCTGTCAAGCAACACCTCAGGCATGGAGCTGGAGTCCAGATTCAGGATTAACAGGTCTCTGTTTGTGGCAGTCCTGAGTGTGGAGATGGTGCTGGGGGTTGTGGGAAATGTTATAATTCTACTGACAAAATTCAAGGTAGGGGTCACTTTCAGCACACCCCAGTCTATTTCTCTGTGATCATTTTGACTGAGATAGTCACTCTCCCATTATGCCTGTCCTGTGTTGATTCTGTCTAtcgtttcatttcttttctggATGAATTATATTCAGATTCTCACTCCTCCATGCAACAATTTGAAGCTGTTCAGTGGGTCTGAATGggtattgtgtgtttgtggttctTCTGTCCTTTTCAACAGACACAGTATCGTGGCTGTCCACGATTTAAAATAATCCTAATGTAGGAGGGAGGAGCCCTACATTCTGAGAAACCTGGGCTGTTAAATGAGATTAATGGAAAAGAGAAACTGCGGATATTTAGAGGACAAACCTCATTTGcctgaaatataaatgtgtgctGCAGTTACACCTCTTTACCTGTGAACGTACAGAGACACAGTTTCTCACAGCACAACGTGCATTTCAAAGTACAATTTCTGTGGTTATTTCAAGTATGTAAGGATTGAAACGATTGGAAATTGCACATTCCCCACCTGCAGAAACGATGGTGATTATCTCCCTGTCttcctccgtctctccctcttcatcGGTCCGTCTCTCCCCCAGTGCAGGGGTCAGTTTCAGTGCCGCAGCTGGCTCCCTTTCCTCAGCTTGTCACTGTCTGACCTCGGCTCCTCCGTGCTCATCATCTCTGGCTCCCTATTGGCCGTTCTCaccaggggtcagaggtcaccgtGGTGTGAGGTTGTCAGCCTGCTCAAGTTTGCTTTCATCACTTCTTCCATTGGCAGCCTGGGTATGTCCGTTTCAGCCATGTCAGTTATATTTAAACTGTGACTACATTTCTGTAGGTAGGGACATTAGACAGAGAGACCAGTGTATACTCACGTAGACACAAAACTGAGCAGGGCAGGGGTTTGTGgtgcagctgtgtaaatgagcATTGAATCATGTTCTTGTTACTGAACTGCCAAATAGATAgggtaaaaaaaattgtatttcttCCGAATATGAGATGTTACAGTACAGTGAGCAGTCAACCTGACAGCTACAGCTCTGTTTCCAATGAGAAAACGAGCACAGGCactcttcctcttgctcttcctcctcttcctcaccccccaccccccctcttcaTGTCTCAGCGATCCTCTGTCTCCAGAGAACCACGGGTGTGGCCTCCACAGGAAGCCGCTTGTCCATTGTCATGGCAGCAGCTTGCGTGACTTCCTGGGTGACGGGGCTGGTGTTTGGGAGTGTACCTGTGGTGTATGACTGGAtcaggtgggagggggagaaatgatgggggggaggggggttataTAGaattacaacaaacacatttttctttattacagACATGTATTATAGCCACACCCATAAAGTTGTAGTAAGTGCAGAGACGGTCTAAAAATAAGAAGGAGACCGCACACCACTGTCATAATTCCAAGTGGCTTTTGGTTTATTTGCTCTTAGAAACGCAACAGACACAGTTTTCCTTTATTACACGTTATGATAGGATTTAGCAGCGCTGTGAAGGGACATTCTGCATTTTACCGTTCTGAAAGTGTAAATATCAGTGAAAGGATGCTTGAgattctctgtctgtgtgtcagataTGACCCTGCAGAGATGCTCTGTGCGGTCTTCTGGGAGAGCAGCTACTCTGACATGCTGGTCTAcatcctctctgccttctccatCTGCatcttcctccccttcctgctgATCGTCTTCTGCTCCATCCTGACCTCTGCTGGCAGGGGGTGGGACTGCTCCAGGTATGCGCCACCCTTCTCTTGGCACAGTACAGTCCTGCACAGTGCCTTTGCTTGTGGAACTGAGGGGTATGtaattaataacattatttaCTTACCCCATGAatgctctctcaccctctctctccctcatcctctctcttcctccctctccctcattcccccccccctctctcagtgatCTCTCCTCTGTCACGCCACTGTTGGTGGTATTCTACACGGTCTGCTACATGCCATTCGTACTGTCGGAGGTGAGAGAATTACATGGATCCCAAAGCAGTCTTCCAACTGCACACTTACAATAATATCTTTCAGTAATCAGTAGTAAAAATCTGCATGTATGGGTGACATTTACAGCGGTGCCCCATTGCTAGCAATGATCATCTTACTCTCTGCTTCTTTCCAGCTGATTCTGCTGGGGAGGCTGGACCTGTCGCCGgcccctgattggctgaggacGCTGTCGTCAATGATGGCTTACCTGGACTGTGGGTTAAACCCCCTCATTTACTGCACCAATCAGGACTTCCGAGTGGCAGTGCTAGGCCTGCTGTGGACCAATCAGAAGTCGCACACTGAGCCGGTTCtgacagcagtggtgaagctgGATCCATGAAGGCTGCGAGAGACTGAAGGATCACCGAGCAATGCGGAGTAAAAGAGATCACATTTATTGATACATGTTACCATGGTGTTTCTGAAATCCACAGCAAGAAGTGAAAAGCTTCCTCTCTGGTGCATTTGgtgcaatgacatcatcattatacattaattcatttatgtgcttatttcttctctttcttgagacatacattaaacattcatttatttgcacacTGAAGAGCCACAGATACATTTTGGTTCATTCCAGCTGTATGCAGTTTGTTTTAt from Megalops cyprinoides isolate fMegCyp1 chromosome 22, fMegCyp1.pri, whole genome shotgun sequence carries:
- the si:dkey-9i23.8 gene encoding beta-1 adrenergic receptor; the encoded protein is MELESRFRINRSLFVAVLSVEMVLGVVGNVIILLTKFKCRGQFQCRSWLPFLSLSLSDLGSSVLIISGSLLAVLTRGQRSPWCEVVSLLKFAFITSSIGSLAILCLQRTTGVASTGSRLSIVMAAACVTSWVTGLVFGSVPVVYDWIRYDPAEMLCAVFWESSYSDMLVYILSAFSICIFLPFLLIVFCSILTSAGRGWDCSSDLSSVTPLLVVFYTVCYMPFVLSELILLGRLDLSPAPDWLRTLSSMMAYLDCGLNPLIYCTNQDFRVAVLGLLWTNQKSHTEPVLTAVVKLDP